In Melanotaenia boesemani isolate fMelBoe1 chromosome 18, fMelBoe1.pri, whole genome shotgun sequence, the following proteins share a genomic window:
- the LOC121629252 gene encoding vascular cell adhesion protein 1-like produces MKEECGSFMAALSVNVVTVNMLLSVFFLSDSPQRPRIEISGDVKDLKEKESVTITCSAFTPCPHSPPELTWNLQQDSHRQTEENTDGTFTTKIQQNITLSHTHDGYTITCSARYPVDGGKRVNTSETEETLSVSYAPKDTSASISPSGLVSAGSWVKLSCSSRAKPPVSSFTWFKISTEGPVNVSEGPVHSFNATDGGVYYCVAANKLGNQTSQEIRLNIKDPSNSSALIKFGGIAVIIIPICLLVWFWRFKKRPTQQENQNQTGEELTFQIPANKPEEEVHYEDINFLTFLTLRPEASSV; encoded by the exons atgaaggaggaatgTGGGAGTTTCATGGCGGCCCTGTCTGTGAACGTGGTGACAGTCAACATGTTACTGagtgtcttctttctttcag ATTCTCCTCAGAGACCCAGAATAGAAATCTCAGGTGATGTGAAGGACCTGAAGGAGAAGGAGTCTGTCACTATAACCTGCTCAGCTTTCACTCCCTGTCCACACTCCCCTCCTGAACTCACCTGGAATCTCCAACAAGACTCTCACAgacaaacagaggaaaacacagatgGAACCTTTACAACTAAAATCCAGCAGAACAtcactctgtcacacacacatgatggaTACACCATCACATGTTCTGCCAGATATCCTGTGGATGGAGGAAAACGTGTGAACACATCAGAGACAGAAGAGACTCTCAGTGTTTCAT ATGCTCCTAAAGACACCTCagcatccatcagtccatcagGTTTGGTGTCAGCAGGTAGCTGGGtgaagctgagctgctccagcaGAGCCAAGCCTCCCGTCAGCAGCTTCACCTGGTTCAAGATCAGCACAGAGGGACCCGTTAATGTGTCTGAGGGACCGGTTCACAGCTTCAATGCAACGGATGGaggagtttattactgtgtggCTGCAAATAAACTGGGAAACCAGACGTCACAAGAAATCCGTCTTAATATTAAAG ACCCATCAAACAGCTCAGCGTTGATTAAATTTGGAGGAATTGCTGTGATCATCATACCCATCTGCCTGCTTGTCTGGTTTTG GAGGTTTAAGAAACGTCCAACTCAACAAGAGAATCAG AATCAAACAGGTGAAGAGCTTACTTTTCAAATTCCAGCCAATAAACCAGAGGAAGAAGTCCATTATGAAGACATAAACTTTTTGACCTTTTTGACTTTGAGACCTGAAGCTTCCTCCGTCTAA